cccttacccccagcccaccctccattcccatctcctccaggacaagtcctcccccgaggactgcgatcaacctggtagactcagtccagggaggtccagtcccttcctcccagactgagccatttgtccctgcataagttccaggtttcaaacagccaactcatgcaatgagcacaggacttggtcccactgcctagttgcctcccaaactgatcaagccaatcaactgtctcacctattcagagggcctgatccagctgggggcccctcagcctttggttcatagctcatgtgtttccattcatttggctattttttttcaataattgagtaaaactgaaatttattatatgggTGGcctatatctttaatcccagcagaggcaggggatctctgagtttgaggccagcttggtctatggagctaattccaggacagccaggactacacagagaaacactgtcttgaaaaataacaacaacgacaacaaaacaacaaacccatcagattttgttttgttttggagacagggtttctctgtgtagcactggactaaactagggtcctctggaagaaaagcaagccctcttaactgttgagccatgtCTCCTCACCCTCTTCTATACTCTTTTGGTGACACTTTCCCTTCATATGGAATGTTCTTACCCATGCCTTCACCCAGTGAAAATCTACTTTTGGATCCAATTCAAACACCCCTTGCCCAACCCTCACTGGTATTCTTAAAACACGGTATTACACTGCAGTGGCTAATTATTTCAGTGTCCATGCCTCCTGGTAGGTGGTAAGTGCTTGAAAAGTAGGACCTCCGAATATAGCACTGGCTCTTCAATACTTAATGCAATGTCTGGCACTTGCTAGAAAGAATACAAatgttagccaggtggtggtggtgcacgcctttaatcccagtactcgggaggcagagccaagcagatctctgtgagttcgaggccaacctgggctacagagcgagttccaggacagccaggactgtgtaacagaaaaaccctgtctcaaaaaactgaaaaaaaaaaacatacaaacgtTTGGCCAATGAATTAATTATTTGAAGGCATGGAGTAGCTTCTCCTGTGAAAAAGATAATACTCCCACTGGCCTGTTAAAGActtcctttttccttggctgaCCTTTAATCATCCTCATATTGTTTTGATTCAGAGAACAAAGACTACAAAACTTTCTGTTGGCAAGATCTACATCCTTGTACCTTCATATTTACCTTATTCCTGGCACCTAGTGTCTAAGTCTTTAAGACCTACCTAGATAATTATTTCAATCATATGAACCACTCCAAAGAATAAAGGGGGCAGGAAATGGCCTTTTGAAATAACATTTAATCctgttctctttttttgagatagccctcgttggcctagaactttcgttgtagcccaggctggcctccagtttccagagactgcctgcctctcccttttgagtactgagattaaagatgtgcaccaccacacccagcccagtcttttctttttaaaattgttttgctcatacatagttacacacacacacacacacacacacacacacacacactactgatgTCAAGCAAGCTGAGATTCATTCCCAACCCTATCTTTTATTACTTTGTGGGTAATGCACAGGCGATTCAATCTAGAATACGGGCATCCTAGGCAGGTGCCATCGCGGAGTCGCTCCACCACAGCCCATGCCCTccaacttttttgagacaggtcttgctaTGTTATcctagttggccttgaactttcagcaatcctcctgcctctgcatcccaaatgctaggattacaggtatgtgctaccatgcccagcttttctctcttttaatagAAATGAACGTAAGTCATTGGATATATTTTATAGAATTCAGGTGTTCAAACTGTATAAAACTAAAGCAGCCAAAATGCCCATAAAGATTTACAGAAcaagcccggtggtggtggcccacacctttaatcccagcactcgtgaggcaaaggcaggcagatctctgtgagttcaaggccagcctggtctacagagtgagttacaggacatcaacaacaaaatacaaactgagaaagagaagggggaggagagaggaagagggagaataaACTAGCTAACTCAGGTCCAACATCTTCACTTCAGAATTACCCAACTTTTCTTACATTTAAAGCTTACCTTTACATTGTACAAAGTGTTTTATctaaataatgtatttaaatagCAACTATCACTGTTGTAAGCAGGAAATTAATATTACTTGGCACTAAGTAGAAGTAACTCACCGAAAATGtgtatgaatatgaatattaTGAAATTCTAGCTGGGTACAGTTTTGCCTACTGAAGCTTTAGAGGGGTATTAAAGAATACTGTCTCTGACAAAAATCAAACATATCGGAAAAGAATAACTCCCCACCTAAAGTTCAGTGTCATTTAATGCCATGTCCCTGTACAAAATGAAGCTGTCTTCTTCCAGGAGAAACCTTGCAGAATCCAAATCCTCCTTCCTCCAGAACTCAGGGCATCCTAAAGAACTCCCTCTCTAACCTTGAACAAAAGGACAGACTTGATTGTCTGATAAAGTAGTCAAAGCCTTAGTATGACTCAGAGAACTAGTTTCAAAAGCCTACCAACTCTCAAAGTGGCTAATCCCTCAAGTCCCAGGCCACTTTGTTCCCATTACAGGAGTGAGAGATGCTGACAATAAAAAGGGGAATGTTGGTAATTTCTCCTCCAAGGCACTTACTTGGCAAAGACCTTAGCAGACATGCGGGGGTCTGATTCCTATTAGGAAGAGTGACTTTCCCTCACTCCCCTGGAGGCTGGAAGGTTGTCAGTGGGGtcacacttcctgtctgtatgtgtgACCTCAGAGACAGGCAATGAAGGGTCAGGCTGGTCCAGAGCTATTTTATGGCTGGTTGCTGGGAGAGTCTCCAAAGCTTTAGCACCTGAATTCTTAGGAACCTTCTGGACACCTGGAGAACAACTTTGAGAAGTCTGAGCAAACCCAGGTGTTACCACAGGAACCTCCATGGCCAAAGAATGGCTCTTGGGAGCTTTAACAGTCTCAGGTTGAGTTTGAGAGGCAGGTGGAAGATTCTGGAGCTGGCTTTTTTGGGCTAGAGAGCCTTGGATTTGGCCCTGAGAGATCATGGGCAACACAGGGAAACTTTCAAAGGGCACCAGGAGGTGCCTCTGACTGTCTGCCCGTTGCAGAGGGTAGATCTGAGAAGTCACACTGATCTTAGAGCGCCCCTGAGGGTCAAGATCCACAGGCACACGACTGTCAGAGGACACAGAGTCCTGGATTTGGCTCTGAGAGCTCATGGGCACCATAGGGAAACTGTCAGAGGGTACGGGCACCAGGAGGTGGCTCTGACTGTCTGCCCGTTGCAGAGGGTAGATCCGAGAAGTCACACTGATCTTAGAGTGCCCCTGAGGGTCAAGATCCACAGGTGCACGACTGTCAGAGGACAAAGTCATCTGGGAGTAGCTGCCAGAAGAGTAGCCCTGTGAGGTCACCGAAAAGACAGGCTGGCTCCTAGAAGTACAAACCGAGAGAGGGGCAGGCAAAGGGACCAGGGGCAGGCTCCTAGAGGCCTGGACTGAGCAAAGCTCTAGCTGCTTCAGAACGGACACAGGCTTTGCCGGACGTAACGAAGTTCTGCCATCTTTGCTCCCGGCATCGCTGTTCCCTTCCAGCTGGCCTGGGTCGGTCGAGCTGAGGCTACGGATCGTCTGGAGGACCCTCGGGAGgagccgcggccgccgccgccggtggATCCGCCGGAAGGTGTTGGAGACGCTCCTGAGGGTCAGCGAGAAGCGAAGGCTGCCGCTGCGGTGCATCCCGACCTCGCCCGCGCGAGGCGAAGTCCTCCTCGAGGGGTCTTCCGGGAGCGCCTCGATGTTGCCAGTGTACCAGAAGATCCACCACAGGAGGCTGACGAAGATGATGATGGAACCCAGATAGAGTAGCATGTCGTAGAACAGCAGGTTCGCGAACACGCCAGTGAACAGCACTGCCACACCCACCGCGTCGAAGGCGACGCCCAGCCAAAAGAAGCGCCTGCAGCGGCCCAGGCCCCCGGACCGCATCTCCGCCAAGTCCACGCTCTTCCGCGAAAGCTCTGTGTGGCTCAACATCGCCCACGCAAACCCCGCAAGCCGCCGCCAGGCCCAGGACGCTGCCACGGGCGGGCTTTGGCCGCTGGGTCTCCATGGCAACgcaaggggcggggcggggcggggcggggcgggacgCTAGGCGGCGCTTTGCCCCACCAGAGAGGAAACGAGAGCCTGCCTAGAGAGCTGCGCGTGCGCACTAGGATCCGGTGCGCCTTTGCGCTTGTGTTGTGTTCGCTCCCGCCGGCCATCTGCCCCAGTGTCTGACCCTTTGGCATTACGTGAGGTAAAATTTACAACAGCGAAACTAACCGTACCCGAGGCGAGAATCTTCTCGAGGGAGGGTGACCGCTTGTGGGAGAGCGATCCATGAAGACTCTTTTCTTGTAACTTCCCCGCCCCGGCTGGAATGAATCTTGGCGTCGGGTGCGTCAGGCGTTCCTGGTTTTGCTGTGTTGGCTCTGAATTCCCATCTTACTGGCGACTGTTGATACACTTGTCCAAGGACCTGGTAGACCCCCATCGCTCCAGTTTCTCCCGCCCGCTATAGGGGTCGGGATGGGGGAAGAGGACAGCCTGAAAGGAGAGAAATCGTGTTGAGGGCTGggcacttgttttattttgtgttttgctaAAGATGGATTTTAAAACATCCTGGtacatttttaaatagatttagGCTTTTAGGTCAGGCCACATTTACTTAGGCTTATAGGCACATGCCACTACACTTGGAAAAAAACTACTCTTAAATACTTTCAAAAGTATAGATAATTAGAAAGGTATAGAGAGTCGTCACTGATACTCCAGTGGATAGTCCATACCCGTGCCTGAGCATACAAGCAATACTAATTGAACTCAGTGAGttgttaaagtgtgtgtgtgtgtgtgtgtgtattttctgagacagccctgccttgtcctggaacttgctctgtagaccaggctggccacgaactcacagagatccgcctgcctctgcctcccaagtgctgggattaaaagtgtgcgccaccaccgcccaggtatTAAGATATTCTTAAAGAGGTTAGAcgtgatagtgcatgcctttaatccctgcacttgagaggcagaggcaagcagatctctgtgagtttgaacccAGCCTGTTCTAAttgagaattccaggccagcctggaatttTCAAATTAGAACtactgtgagactctgtcttaaaatgaatgaatgaatgaaagtaaaaaaaaaggacGTGAGGGTAGAAAGTTGGAGATAGATATGTTCAAGATATACATGTACAAAttgtcaaagaatgaaaaaagtagtatcaggacataatatgaatatataatataataaatcaatacaattaatgtaattaatgaacatcataaatgtaattattgaatgaatactgcaaatgtaatcaatgaataccacaaatgtaattactATCATGAgtgtaatgaatatcatgagtgtaaattaaaaaaaagataattagaaAAATTAAGGTGGCAAAATGTTAATTGTAGACTATAGATGAGATGAGAGTATAGGTGTTCATTGTTCATTTCTGTGTTTaggtttaacatttttttcaaataaagagTTGCaggattttattttgtaatttaaaattttagttttaaactTATAAATATGAGTAACAAACAGGTGGGCAcaatggttcagtagttaaagGCTTGATCAGCATTAAGCCTGACAGGCTAATTCcagcccccaggacccacatggtggaaagagagaattgaccTCCACATGAAAAATCAGTATCTCCCCTTTATCTCCCCTTGGGCTGCAGGAGTGCTTAAGGTTGGCAACCAGAATGAACTGCCTGATGGTGAAGGGTACAGCACCATAGGCCTCCACAAGAGGGTGAACTGGAGTCACCCTTTTCCTCAGGTCCTTAGAAATTAGCCAGTTTAGCCTTGACATAGTCATTCCTGGAATTAGGCAGGCTTAGGTTTGAGTTTCTTACCTGGGGCAAGCTCTTTCACCTCCCTTAGCTTTGGTCTCCCCTTCTATACATGACAGAACAGGTGCCCATACAGCGTTAGATGATGCCTGTATTGGGAAGCACTAACAATTGCTTTTTACCAGGACCTCTTAAACTGTTTCCATTTGGGACCCCTTTATGTGTGAGAAAATTTCATGTGACTGTaggtatatagatatataaaataggtatacaaatCAAACACTGGTAATcataaattgattttaaaataagtcttttgatgttgatattttatttttgagatggtctcattgtagcccaggctggccttgaattctctatgtagctgaggatgaccctgttcctcctgcctccacttccaaagtgctgggattatgggaatAGCCACCATTCCCtgctattttaaataattctttgatatacatataattttactattcATTAGACAAAAGAAAATTGACATGATAATAAGATggattcacatttttatttttacataattcttggctaaatatttgatactgcaggacatagagcatcttcaacatttttaGAGTTTAtcagtattttgattttataatcattaaTGCTGAGAATACCAATGTGCAGAAATATgtagtacaaaatggcagaaatGTATTTAGGAGCATTTTGAAAATTCCGTTATAATGCCAAgacaaaatttaacattttaaaaaatgaaactgaagtAAGCAACtcaaaaagttttgtttgtttgtttgtttgtttgtttgagacagggtttctctgtgtagctttgcgcctttcctggaactcactttggagaccagactggcctcgaactcacagagatccgcctggctctgcctcccgagtgctgggattaaagcccggctcaaaaagtttttttttttaatcacattacatatatttgtttgtttgggagggGGAATATGTACACCAGGGCTCAGCtatggtcagaagacaacttgtactTCTACCATATGAGACCAGAGGATCACATGTTtgccaggcttagcagcaagcaacAGGCCCATACAacagttttaaaagttaaaaaagtaaacattctagccaggcatggcctttaatcccaacactgggaaggcagaagcaggcagatttctgagtctgaggccagccttaacaacatagagagttcaaggccagcgagGGATACATAGTAACACCCTATGcgtgtgggagggggagggtaaATATTGTAACAGACTTACTGATTTGGAACTTCTATGCTGAGGAAAGAtagtaggaaaatattaaaagtctttgttttcagtaattaaaccattatgtttctataagagcAAGAAACGGTGCATACAGCAGAGACACTACACTTCATAACATCCATTAGTCTCATGTCTGAGCTAAGGTGTTGTAGGCAGCCTTGGATGGTGGTGCtagtatgcatgcatgcacagtgcAAGCTGCACCTGGCCTGAGTTATAATGAAAAGCTGCAGAGAAGTGTGGTTCAACATGAGTGATGCTTTCAGAGATGTCCTGGATTCTTTATGTgcttgattttgaattaatttttggttgTTGTGTGTTTTActattgcctcttttttttttttttttttttgctatcccCACATTCAATTATGTGACTGTTTtaatttgggtttctattgctgtaaagagacaccatgaccacagaaactcttataaagaaagacatttaactggagctggcttacagtttcagagattttgtccattgtcatcatgatgggaaacttggcagcatacaggcagatgtgCTGAAGGATCTGAAaggtctacatcttgatccgcaggcagcaggagactgtgtgcAATACTGGTCGTAGCTTGAGcagaggagacctcaaagtctgctcccatagtgacacacttcctccaacaaggccacacctcctaatagtgtcacttcctgtgggccaagcattcaaacacatgagtctgtggggccattcctattcaaaccactgcagtgACCCTGTATGGGGTT
This Peromyscus maniculatus bairdii isolate BWxNUB_F1_BW_parent chromosome 8, HU_Pman_BW_mat_3.1, whole genome shotgun sequence DNA region includes the following protein-coding sequences:
- the LOC102904041 gene encoding uncharacterized protein LOC102904041, yielding MLSHTELSRKSVDLAEMRSGGLGRCRRFFWLGVAFDAVGVAVLFTGVFANLLFYDMLLYLGSIIIFVSLLWWIFWYTGNIEALPEDPSRRTSPRAGEVGMHRSGSLRFSLTLRSVSNTFRRIHRRRRPRLLPRVLQTIRSLSSTDPGQLEGNSDAGSKDGRTSLRPAKPVSVLKQLELCSVQASRSLPLVPLPAPLSVCTSRSQPVFSVTSQGYSSGSYSQMTLSSDSRAPVDLDPQGHSKISVTSRIYPLQRADSQSHLLVPVPSDSFPMVPMSSQSQIQDSVSSDSRVPVDLDPQGRSKISVTSQIYPLQRADSQRHLLVPFESFPVLPMISQGQIQGSLAQKSQLQNLPPASQTQPETVKAPKSHSLAMEVPVVTPGFAQTSQSCSPGVQKVPKNSGAKALETLPATSHKIALDQPDPSLPVSEVTHTDRKCDPTDNLPASRGVRESHSS